From the genome of Brassica oleracea var. oleracea cultivar TO1000 chromosome C4, BOL, whole genome shotgun sequence:
TGTACACATATTTTCAAATTTCACGTCATTCCAGCTCTAGTGATCGGTATGTAACGTTAGAGAGGCACATGGTGTAACGAAAGAACTTAACTTTTTTATTTTGTTTATTTAGTTTTGTACGTAAAATTTAAAACTTTTATGTTGAACAGATATGGAGAAGAACAAAAACCATCTTATTAAGTCATCTTTCATCTGTATCTTATTAAGATTTAAATGTATGTTATTTGAAAGTTAAGAAAAAATCATAAGATACTGAAAATGATGCTGACATGTTCAAGCATGACAACGGTCAACCCCGACAATATGTGGCCCGTCACACGTATATGGAATTTGGCTGATTTCTTAAGATGATTTGTTTTATACTCTATAATTCAAGCTACACACAAGTGTACCAATATATTATAAATTATAATAGAAAACGTACGATATTTGGCAAAAAAAATAAATAATAGAAAACCATATATTTCTGAAGTATTATACCATGGATATCAGCAGCATATATATGTGGCAATATCTAGATTATAAACATACATAGGATTATGATAGAAAATTATACTCAACATATAATAACAAAACATTATGTGCGTATATTAGTGGATTCGTTTGGTGTATTACGTGCAAATGCGCATATAGGCCTTTAAGCAAAAAAAAAAGAACGAAAAAAAGTACGCATATAGGCTTTTCTATCATGTCGATGGGTTCTCAGTGATGTTAGGTACACTTGCTTCTCCTCCCTATTTGATATGTTTATGAGTATCAAACTCAATAATGTATGGATTTGAAACAATGATTACAAATTAAATGGTCTGAGTGTTTTTTTTTACATGGTCTGAGTGTTTTTGTGTTAACGTATCTAAGTAATTCTCCTTCATTTTTTTTGAGGTTTGGATATCCTACAATTTTTATTAAAAATATGAATTTAAACGTCATTAAGAAGTTAGATGATTTGCAATTAATCAAAAATAAGCTTAAATAAACAGAATTTTTTTTGACTAAAGGCTTAATAAACAGAATTATTTCATGCTAAAGAAATGAAAACAAAATATATCTTTTATTGCTAACCTTAAAATGATATATGCACTATAGTATAATGCATGCACTCTCTCTATATATGTAATGCACAATCAATATCTACATATAACTATAAAATACACAAGTTACTAGTTGAAAATTGACTTTGTAATTGATAGACAAGATAGAACGGTGAAAGTGATGTTGTTGGTTTATATATGCGAAATAAGTATTTCCTGTCAAATGAATGTGTTTCAGATCAACTAATATATTATTAATTAAAGGGTTTAGTTTAAAATTGCTTGCTTATAAGAAAATAGTTGTGCGTGTGTACTTTTGTTTAAATGAGAGGCAAAAATTCAAAGTCTAAACCTCAATATAAGGAAATGGTTTGGTTAATGTAATACAATCAATTAAGTTAGTTTTAAGGCAAACAATGGTTGTCCGTTGATAAAGATACTGGAACACAAAAATAAAATAAAAAATAAGATACTGGAACACCTATTTTATTTTATCTCAAGTATACAAAACATCATAGGTGTTCCAATACTTATTTCATGTTCTAAGGTACATGTACATCGAATTTACCTAATTAATTGCCTAGCTGAATGCTAAATCAAAATGAGCCAACGCTACTATTAATTCGTTTCTTTTTTTTTGTCCAAGCAAACTCTACTAAAAATAACGTATTTTCTTAATTATGCAATACTTAAGCTGATGGACTCTACATACTATACTAAGAAACACCCTTCGAAATCTAGTAAATGTAACTACGGAGCAGAGAAAACTTTAAGTGCAACTTCAATTCGAAGAAAAGAGGGGCGTAGCAGGATTATCGGCGCGTACCGTTAACTAACCGCTAGGACGAGCACGTCGGATTCAGTGACATCCACCGTCAACGAGATTTTTCAGTTTGGCTTCTAAAGAGTTATGGGCTTAACTGGGCCTTTTCTTCGTTAGAACTTGGTACTTTGAGGAATAAAACTCAAAGCAAATCCTCTGTTGAGAGGAAAGAAGAACGGAACTTACTGTAACATATAGTACCAGACTACCAAGATCTATCAAACCACTTATAATGTTAGTGTAAAGCACACTTAAGAGAAAATTTTCTAGGCACATATCCATCTGCTAGATATTCTTGAAATCTTGGTTCTCATATTTGCTTCATCTTCTGCTAATTTTCTTCCTACCTTAAACAAGAACTGCTTTCCTTGCTGCTTTAAAAAGGAACTTAAGGTTTGATTTTTTTTTTTTTTGAGAATATTTAACAAGCACAATCTAAAAAGACGAATATTGTGTTGAAAACAATTGATTTCTAGACATCAAAATATATGAAAAGGATATAATTGATCTAAATCAAAGCCTGTCAGACAAAAAAAGAATAAATCATAAGATATAATGAAAACTAGAAATACCTAACCAAATATCATAATATAATTAGCTCTCGGCTTTCAACTTGATCTCAGCTTTGAGATTACACATCATCAGCTCAAGACTCTTCAACTGTTTCTCAAGTTCTTTAGCCTGAGCTTCATAACCAGATAGTTTCTTCCTCTCCAGGGAAACCTTCTCAAGCTTTTCCCTCAACCATTCCAGCTTAAAACCAGCTTGTGTCAGATCAAGCAAACCCTTGGAAATGTTACTTAGTTCACCCTCGGTGAGCTTCTCAAGAGGACTGTTATATAGTTTCTCGTAGATTCTGAGGAGAATGTTCATGTATGCTGTCTTAAGCTGTGGATCTTGTGGTTGAATATACAATGCTGTTTCCGGGTAAGTCTCAAAAATCCACTTTGCTGACTTTACTTGAGAATCAAGAACTTGGAAGCCATTGACACACACGGTCTCCTTCTTCTTTTCGGGTAACACATGTGGATCTAGTCCACCATGAACAGAGATACCACCTATGTAGACTTCAATTTTGAGTTTGTCGTTCACAAGAAATTTTCCCTCTTGAAGTTTGGAAAGACTCAAGTCCGTTCTAAAACCCCAGAATGGCTGTCCCTTGTTAAAGATGGGGTCAATAGATTCTGTGGATATATGGAGACATGAACAAAATTAAAAAAAAATCATGTTAGTGAAATTTAAAAAGGGCTTTTAAAAAGACAAATTACTGAAACTTCGGGAACTGTTAACGTCGGATGGGTTGACAACGACGAAGCGAAACGATGTCTGTCTCGACCAACACAAAGGCCGTAAGAGAGGATCTGGAACTTTTAGCCACAGAGACATATTTTTACTAATTTTATCTCCCTTGGGATATACGTAAACAAACCTAGAAAAAATAAAACAAAAGTTAGTTTAAATTAGTCAGTAACATGTGTAGAAAATATCTAATTAAAGCTATAGGCTTGATTCTTGTTTTTACCAGTTGCAGGATCGGGTTGAGAATATTGGAGTCCTAAATATAGTATTCCTTTGGGAGAAGTTGTCTATCTCAAAAGAGTAAGTCATCTCATCAGTGTGGTTCGCCATGACTTTCAGAAGCTCTCTCTTAATTTATGGTTTGATACTTTCTTCGAGGGAGGGACTACAATCATATATATATATATATATATATATATATATATATATATGGTTCCACTTATATTTTGTGTTTATACTTATCACCACGTTGTTCCTAAGCTTGAGGTAGGTAGTATTATATTTTTTTGTAAAGCACAATGGTAAACGACATATATTTTGATTAACTCCAAATATATTTTATAGTTATCTCTTTTTTTTTTGTAAATATCAATCTTTCATAATTAATTAACTAAATTTTGATAAATTTAAATAGTTTAACAAAAGATATACTTAAGCAAACGTAATTTTATTCATTTTAAAGTTATCTAATTCCAT
Proteins encoded in this window:
- the LOC106341774 gene encoding MATH domain and coiled-coil domain-containing protein At2g42465-like; translated protein: MANHTDEMTYSFEIDNFSQRNTIFRTPIFSTRSCNWFVYVYPKGDKISKNMSLWLKVPDPLLRPLCWSRQTSFRFVVVNPSDVNSSRSFKSIDPIFNKGQPFWGFRTDLSLSKLQEGKFLVNDKLKIEVYIGGISVHGGLDPHVLPEKKKETVCVNGFQVLDSQVKSAKWIFETYPETALYIQPQDPQLKTAYMNILLRIYEKLYNSPLEKLTEGELSNISKGLLDLTQAGFKLEWLREKLEKVSLERKKLSGYEAQAKELEKQLKSLELMMCNLKAEIKLKAES